Proteins found in one Brevibacillus brevis genomic segment:
- the nikB gene encoding nickel ABC transporter permease → MFRYIVKRLIEIIPIIFVVSLLIFFFIHLVPGDPVRLAAGKEATLEEIERVRQELGLDKPLLTQYVNYMQNLLTGNLGHSLKTGLPISDMFENRFSVTMTLTLMSLGWALVLGLLIGTISAVFRNKWPDYVGMLTAISGISLPGFWLGLILIQVFSVTLGWFPTGGVESWKSYVLPSLTLGAGIMSMLARFTRSSLLETLKEDFIRTGRAKGLKESVVVRKHALKNSMIPVVTIAGLQFGFLLGGSVVVETVFSIPGMGRLLIDSIAFRDYPVVQAVILLFSLEFILVNLLVDILYKALNPKIRYDS, encoded by the coding sequence ATGTTCCGTTATATCGTGAAGAGACTCATCGAGATCATCCCGATTATTTTTGTTGTGTCGTTGCTCATTTTCTTCTTTATCCATCTGGTTCCGGGTGACCCTGTTCGCTTGGCGGCGGGAAAAGAAGCGACCTTGGAAGAGATCGAGCGGGTGCGTCAGGAGCTGGGCTTGGATAAGCCATTGCTTACCCAGTACGTCAATTACATGCAAAACCTGCTGACAGGAAATTTGGGACACTCATTGAAGACGGGGCTTCCTATTAGTGATATGTTTGAAAACCGTTTTTCCGTAACGATGACGTTGACACTTATGAGCCTGGGTTGGGCCTTGGTGCTCGGATTGCTGATTGGGACGATCTCTGCTGTTTTCCGCAATAAATGGCCGGATTACGTAGGAATGCTGACGGCGATATCCGGTATTTCCTTGCCTGGATTTTGGCTGGGGCTCATTCTCATACAGGTTTTTTCTGTCACGTTGGGCTGGTTTCCCACAGGTGGGGTCGAGAGCTGGAAGAGCTACGTGCTTCCTTCGTTAACCTTGGGAGCTGGAATCATGTCGATGCTGGCTCGTTTTACACGTTCCTCCCTGCTCGAAACATTAAAGGAAGATTTTATTCGAACAGGTCGGGCAAAAGGGTTGAAGGAATCTGTAGTCGTTCGCAAGCACGCCCTGAAAAACTCGATGATTCCGGTCGTGACCATCGCCGGATTGCAATTCGGCTTTCTCTTGGGCGGATCGGTTGTCGTGGAGACGGTGTTTAGCATTCCAGGTATGGGGCGTCTGTTGATTGATTCCATTGCTTTTCGCGATTATCCGGTCGTACAGGCAGTCATCTTGTTGTTTTCACTGGAGTTCATTCTCGTGAATCTGCTGGTAGATATTTTGTATAAGGCACTGAATCCGAAAATCCGTTATGACAGCTAA
- a CDS encoding ABC transporter permease subunit, with product MEVVKEIGHNVAVSNKKKSRAREFWKKWKKQKTAFWAGFFILFLFVIALFGPWIAPYDPYEPNYDVTLQTPSMQHWAGTDEYGRDILSRIIVGTGISLGVSFSSVLVGAVVGTVFGLISGYYGGWMDRLIMRWSDVMFAFPDLLLAIAIVAILGPGLTNVVVAVAVFSIPSFARLIRGNTLAAKEAVFVEAARSMGAKSSRIMFRHIFPETVSSMIVFFSMRIGTSILAASSLSFLGLGAAPESPDWGAMLSMGRDYLATSPHVVIIPGIAIFLTVLAFNLVGDGLRDILDPKTKN from the coding sequence ATGGAGGTAGTAAAAGAAATCGGGCATAACGTAGCGGTTTCCAACAAAAAGAAATCAAGAGCCCGCGAGTTTTGGAAGAAGTGGAAGAAGCAAAAGACAGCTTTCTGGGCGGGGTTTTTTATCTTGTTTTTGTTTGTCATCGCGTTGTTTGGCCCGTGGATCGCGCCTTATGATCCGTACGAGCCGAACTATGATGTGACGTTGCAGACTCCTTCCATGCAGCATTGGGCAGGGACAGATGAATACGGTCGAGATATTTTGAGCCGTATCATCGTAGGAACGGGAATCTCTCTTGGCGTCAGCTTTTCTTCTGTGCTGGTCGGTGCAGTGGTTGGAACGGTATTCGGTTTGATTAGCGGATATTACGGCGGGTGGATGGATCGCCTCATCATGCGGTGGAGTGACGTCATGTTCGCCTTTCCTGATTTGCTGCTGGCAATCGCCATCGTTGCAATTCTCGGTCCGGGATTAACGAATGTCGTCGTAGCGGTAGCGGTGTTCAGTATTCCATCGTTTGCGCGTTTGATCCGGGGCAATACATTGGCTGCCAAGGAAGCGGTGTTTGTAGAAGCGGCGCGGTCCATGGGGGCAAAAAGCAGCCGAATTATGTTTCGTCACATCTTTCCAGAGACCGTCTCCAGTATGATCGTCTTTTTTTCCATGCGAATCGGTACCTCGATCTTGGCAGCATCCAGTCTCAGCTTTCTCGGTCTGGGAGCCGCGCCCGAGAGTCCCGACTGGGGGGCGATGCTCAGTATGGGTCGTGACTATCTCGCCACTTCTCCTCATGTGGTCATCATTCCAGGGATTGCGATCTTTTTGACCGTGCTGGCGTTTAACCTGGTTGGGGACGGCCTGCGCGATATTTTGGACCCGAAAACGAAGAACTAA
- a CDS encoding ABC transporter ATP-binding protein: MSENIMEVKHLQTQFTRDNQKTVVLDHVSFHIKKGEVLGLVGESGCGKSVTSLSIMRLFKDTTGEITNGEIVYNGTNLLSISESDMRRIRGKEISMIFQEPMTSLNPVMKIGEQLMEAIRLHLGYSDQKAREQAVSMLTKVGIPRPSEIMGEYPHQLSGGMRQRIMIAMAMSCNPNLLIADEPTTALDVTIQAQILDVMKQLQADEHMSMLLITHDLGVVAEMCNRVVVMYAGRVVEEASVYDLFDEPKHPYTKGLIGSVPKIGQKRVRLDSVPGNVPTPNNMPKGCKFAPRCRDVMSVCWEKEPAITTVGEERSCRCWLYQEEGRDVHV; this comes from the coding sequence ATGAGTGAGAACATCATGGAAGTAAAGCATCTGCAGACGCAATTTACGAGAGACAACCAGAAGACAGTCGTCCTCGACCATGTCAGCTTTCATATAAAAAAAGGCGAGGTGCTTGGACTGGTTGGCGAATCGGGCTGCGGCAAGAGCGTGACTTCCTTGTCGATCATGCGCCTGTTCAAGGACACTACTGGTGAGATTACCAATGGCGAGATTGTTTACAACGGTACGAATTTGCTCTCGATTTCGGAGAGTGATATGCGCCGTATTCGCGGAAAAGAAATCTCGATGATTTTTCAGGAGCCGATGACCTCGCTCAACCCGGTGATGAAAATCGGAGAGCAATTAATGGAAGCCATTCGTTTGCATCTCGGCTATTCCGACCAAAAGGCGCGAGAACAAGCAGTGAGCATGCTGACAAAGGTGGGGATTCCGCGCCCGAGCGAAATCATGGGTGAGTATCCGCATCAGCTCTCAGGCGGTATGCGGCAGCGCATTATGATTGCGATGGCGATGTCCTGCAATCCTAACCTGTTGATTGCCGATGAGCCAACGACGGCACTCGATGTCACGATTCAAGCACAAATCCTCGACGTAATGAAGCAGCTTCAGGCTGACGAGCATATGTCGATGCTATTGATCACGCATGATCTGGGCGTCGTGGCAGAGATGTGCAACCGTGTCGTGGTCATGTACGCAGGGCGTGTCGTGGAGGAAGCATCTGTTTACGACTTGTTCGACGAACCCAAGCATCCGTATACAAAAGGCTTGATCGGCTCCGTCCCCAAAATCGGGCAAAAGCGCGTGCGGCTGGATTCGGTTCCGGGCAACGTACCGACACCAAACAATATGCCGAAGGGCTGCAAATTCGCTCCGCGCTGCAGGGATGTCATGTCTGTCTGTTGGGAAAAGGAGCCCGCCATAACGACGGTGGGAGAGGAACGTTCTTGCCGCTGCTGGCTCTATCAAGAGGAAGGTAGGGATGTTCATGTCTAA